Below is a window of Flavobacterium sp. CFS9 DNA.
ACCTGAATGTTATTAAAGGACTTGGAAAAAATTAACATAGTGTTATGATTCGTCGTTGACATTAAAAATAGATTAATGTTGAAATAACATTTAAATGAGAAATGTTTTTTAAGAACTCAACTTAAAAGAAATGAACTATTTAACTTAGAATTTAATTTTTTGGCGCTAAATTTGCCCTATCACAGGAAGCCGAAGGGCGGACTGACGAAATAATCATCAATCAAAAATCATCAATCATGTTAAAACAATTTTTTATCCTTTGCTCCGGAGCCGATCGGGATCTGCTCGAAGGCTGTTCGGAAGGCGAACAAACCAAATATGCTGGTATTGGAGCCACCGTTTTTTTTACTGCAGTTATGGCTTTTCTGGCCAGTGCTTATGCGCTTTTTACTGTTTTTGACTCGCTTTATCCGGCTTTAGCTTTTGGATTTGTCTGGGGTTTGCTCATCTTTAATCTGGACCGATTTATCGTTTCGACAATTAAAAAAAGAGATCGTTTTATGGATGAATTTATTCAGGCGACTCCCAGAATTATATTGGCCATTATCATTGCAATTGTAATTTCGAAGCCTCTGGAAATTAAAATTTTCGAAAAAGAAATCAATACCGTTTTATTGAAGGAAAAAAATGAGATGGAATTGGCGAATAAAAAACAGGTAGGCAATTATTTCAAATCAGATTTAGATAAGAACAAAGCCGAAATTGCCGCTTTGAAAAGTGATATTCTGACAAAAGAAAAAGAAGTAAATGATTTGTACTCTACTTATATTACAGAAGCTGAAGGGACTTCGGGAACGAAGAAACTGGGGAAAGGACCCGTTTATAAAGAAAAACGGGAAAAACATGATGCTGCTTTAAAAGAGCTTGCTGCTTTAAAAACCACTAATGAAGCCAAAATTGCTGAGAAAGAAAAAACAGGGAAACAATTACAGGCTGACCTAGACAAAAAAGTCACGCAGACACAGCCGATCATTGAAGGCTTTGACGGATTAATGGCGCGTATTAATGCCTTGAATAAATTGCCTTGGCTTCCTTCCTTTTTTATCATGCTATTGTTCCTGGCAATTGAGACTTCTCCAATTATAGCGAAGTTACTGGCTCCTAAAGGGGAGTTTGATTTCAAACAGGAAGAAGCTGAAACGGCTATGAAAGCAACTTTGGAACAGAATAAATACCAGCGTGAACTATTGGTGAATACCAGTGCTGCAATGCACGATAAAGTGTATGCTGATATTGCCGGTGACCGAGGCCTTTTTGATTTACAGCGTAAAAATGCAAAGGAGTTATTGGAACTGCAATCGAATAGTTTTGTAGAGAAGCAAAAAGCTACTTTGTAAGGCGTAAAGTCGAAAGTCATAAAGTTAAAAAGCCAGAAATAGAAGTTCTATTTCTGGCTTTTTTGTTGATATCAACAAGAGTATTAAGACTTTATGGCTTTAGACTTTAAGACTAAATTACATATAGCTTAAAATTTCTTTCTTATAAGTGTCATATTCTCCTTGCATGATTAAACCATTGTCAAGTAGTTTTTTATAATTCTGCAGTTTATCAAAAAGTTCTTCTTTGGATAAGTCGCTTAATTTACGTTCTCCTGTAGAAGTTGGAGCGGGTTGAATAGGTTCAAAAGTTTCATAAGGAGTAGCGGCAGCAGGCAAAATCTCGGCGAAACTGGTCACTTCTTCTGTTTCAACTTCTTCTACGTCGTCTTCAAAATCATCTTCAATGATTGGTGTTGCTTCAGTTATTGGAGTCTCAGAAGCAGCAGGATTTTTTAATAAATCCAATTGCTCTTTCGCATAAGTATAAATTTTTCTGGCCTGAGTTTTCGGAATATAATCGATCGAAATGGTCAGATCAGTTTTGGTGCCAAATGAAAATTCAGAACCTAAAATATTTTCTTTTACAAAAGTGCTTGCAATATCATCCCAGGTATAATCAGTAAAATCCATTGATAAACCTAAGTTTTTAGGTTTGCAGATAATAATACGTTTGTTGGTTAAGATTATGCTATCCGGAAAAACAGTTATTGCGGGCTTTTTTTGAACCGCAATGTACCCAACTTCTTCATTTTTCATCAGTAAATCATTGAGTTTCGAAGTGATTTTTTCAATCGCTTTAGGGTCTTGTTCTTCGTTCAGAAATTTTTTAAATTGTTCTTTCATGATTGATAAGTTGCTAAGTTACGTGGTAACTGAGTTGCTAGTTTTTTGGTCTTATGCTACAAATGTAATGCCTAATTTTCTAATTCGATAATTTCATTCTGAATTTTCTTTGTCAAACTTTTGAAAACCAATTCATAGGAATGATCGATCAATTCTTTGATGAAAGCAGTTGGTAAACTTCCGTTGAGCGCGATAGTATTCCAGTGGACTTTGCTCATATGAAAACCGGGTTTGATCTCTTCGTATTCGGCTCTTAGTTCCTGAGCGCGTTCCGGATCACATTTTAAGTTAACCGAAGGTTCATTTTTTTCCCATTGCGATAAGGAGGATAATGCAAACATTTTTCCGCCAACTTTAAAAACCAAAGTGTCTTCGTCAAAAGGGAAGTGCTCGCTGACTCCTTTTTTTGAAAGACAATATTCGTAGTACGTTTCCAGATTCATATTATTTTTATTTACCAATTTCACCTAAATGTGTATACTTAAAACCTTTTTGATATTTCAAACCATAACCGAAAAAACGATCCATTGCAGCGTGAGAGAACAGAATGATTCCGATAAGCTGAATGTATTCTATTTTTAAATAACAACCTAATATATAAATTATTATTGCAATTCCTTTATGATGGAATAGGTTATAGGAGAAAGCTCCAATTTTGGAATTAAAGGCATAACCCATCATCGAAAAATCAGGAGCCAGAATGAAGACTAAAAACCACCACCACTGATAGTTTAAAAGACTAAATAAATAGATTCCGAGAATAAACATTCCCAGTTCTTCAAGTTTGAGTATTGTTTTCATAATATTTTCTTTTCCATCATTTTTTCGGGATGCTGTAAAGC
It encodes the following:
- a CDS encoding DUF4407 domain-containing protein → MLKQFFILCSGADRDLLEGCSEGEQTKYAGIGATVFFTAVMAFLASAYALFTVFDSLYPALAFGFVWGLLIFNLDRFIVSTIKKRDRFMDEFIQATPRIILAIIIAIVISKPLEIKIFEKEINTVLLKEKNEMELANKKQVGNYFKSDLDKNKAEIAALKSDILTKEKEVNDLYSTYITEAEGTSGTKKLGKGPVYKEKREKHDAALKELAALKTTNEAKIAEKEKTGKQLQADLDKKVTQTQPIIEGFDGLMARINALNKLPWLPSFFIMLLFLAIETSPIIAKLLAPKGEFDFKQEEAETAMKATLEQNKYQRELLVNTSAAMHDKVYADIAGDRGLFDLQRKNAKELLELQSNSFVEKQKATL
- a CDS encoding PH domain-containing protein, translated to MKEQFKKFLNEEQDPKAIEKITSKLNDLLMKNEEVGYIAVQKKPAITVFPDSIILTNKRIIICKPKNLGLSMDFTDYTWDDIASTFVKENILGSEFSFGTKTDLTISIDYIPKTQARKIYTYAKEQLDLLKNPAASETPITEATPIIEDDFEDDVEEVETEEVTSFAEILPAAATPYETFEPIQPAPTSTGERKLSDLSKEELFDKLQNYKKLLDNGLIMQGEYDTYKKEILSYM
- a CDS encoding MmcQ/YjbR family DNA-binding protein → MNLETYYEYCLSKKGVSEHFPFDEDTLVFKVGGKMFALSSLSQWEKNEPSVNLKCDPERAQELRAEYEEIKPGFHMSKVHWNTIALNGSLPTAFIKELIDHSYELVFKSLTKKIQNEIIELEN
- a CDS encoding DUF4260 domain-containing protein; its protein translation is MKTILKLEELGMFILGIYLFSLLNYQWWWFLVFILAPDFSMMGYAFNSKIGAFSYNLFHHKGIAIIIYILGCYLKIEYIQLIGIILFSHAAMDRFFGYGLKYQKGFKYTHLGEIGK